A region of the Leishmania panamensis strain MHOM/PA/94/PSC-1 chromosome 21 sequence genome:
ACTGCCAGGGAGGAGGTCAGACCCTTTTTGCACAGAGCACGTGGGAAAGTGCAAGACTGACGGGACAGGGAGCAGCGCAGGTCGTGCAGTGACGAGGCTGCGCGTAGCATATTTTTGAAACTCTGGCAGCGGAAAGCGGTAATACAAGGCCAGAGCTGCCTCCCACCAGCCTTGCGCCGCCCACTCCTTCCCCGCCACACTCAGCTGTATCTCGTCCAGCCGCACACCCCCAGCGAGGGCGCCGGCGACTTGCCGAGCCAAGGAGACAGTGGCATGGCGGGAAGAAACTAAGCGGTACCACGGCCGCGACGTTTGTGGCACAGTACGGAACAGATAAGACTCCGGAGCGGCAGTGCGCAGGACGCAGTCGAAGGAAACTGCTGCCTCGTCCCCGGGACATAGGCCGCTAGTGCTATGGCCGCTTCTTtccggcacagcagcagaggtgtCGCGATGAAGCTGCGAAAGTTGCTCCAGGGCAGCCCTCCAGCTCCCGCGGCTGATCACCCACATGGTCAGTTGACGATGTAGCTGAGTATcacgcacctcagcgcgATTCAGCTTATCCACTGTGGTCTCCCACAAGTGTGGGGTGCAAAGGCCAGCGGCACGGCCGTAAAGCAACGCAATATCTGGAGTCAAGCGACGCGACTGCACCAGTGTCAGCACATGGAGCCACAGTCCGTCGGGCGTTGTGGCAGACGAAGCAGAGGGTAGTCTCGACAtcacgcgcagcgccgcgcacaCGCTCAACGCGGATGGAGACACATCCTCGGTCGCTTGCCGCACTAgcgtgccctcctcctcccgcgcgttctgcagcagccgctgacgCTTCTGGTCACGCAGCGAAGAGACCTCACGGCGATCGAGCGCAGAATAGCGCCGCACAGAAGACGACTCCATCCTTTCCAGCTTCTCTGCCAACGACGCTCCctgaggagaagagaggagcgatTCTGCGGAACCCTCGatgagagaaggcaaagcgGTACGACTTCCCCAGGAGCAGAAAGGCCCGACATCGTGTAAGATGCAATGGCGGagtgcgcgcagctcctgcacccGCTCTACACATGCGTGAGGGGGCGGCGTCGGCAGGTAGACGAGCAACCGCGCTGCCGTctcccacccacaccaccgtGTCGCACTGAGAAACACTTGTTGCTGGATTGAGGTAATTGACATCGTCATCTCCGACACCTCACGCGGCACAATCAACCCCAGCTGCCTAGACGAGACTGGCGCTGGATAGCTCCCGCTCTGGGATAGCCGCTTCAGCGCCAGCAGGAAAGACTCCATCGAACTCTCGAAGAGGTCAGCAGACAGTTCCGTATGGCGGGCGATGATGTCTACCGTCTTGCACACCACCTGTGGGTGCGGAAGTGCGTCTGTCGGGTGGAGTAAAGaaagtgctgctgcccacgagtgcggcgccgcagcctgGGCGAGCGCAACACATGCAACACGTATGGAAGGCTCCATAGACAGGTGCTGTTCTTGCAGGGCCATCAGCCCACGCACCCACCGCCCGGCGCGGGCACACTCAAGAGCAAAGGAAGAGATAGCGGGCATGCTGAATGATAGCGACATAGGCCCAGCTCCACCACGCTCAGCATGAGAGAAGGCTCGAGCAAACCTCCCCTCTGCTCGTTCCTTtatcgtgtgtgtgtgtcttcatGTATAGTGAGgaagagtggaggaggagggaaagaggagatgaggagagagTTCGTAAAGACAGAAAGAGAACGTACCACGAGAAGACCAAAGCGCTTCcggcctcccctctcctccctacACAGACTGTCCTCAAGTGTACCCTGCACACAGCAAGAAGTgggcagagaaggaaagaagagcacaaCGTTCAGCCGCGAGTCCGAGTGAATGCCTGTTTGTTGGCTGCCAAATATAGGGCGTCGGAAGAACAAAGGGGcgcttttcccctcttcccgaTGTGTCCGCTCTCCGccacacaacacacgagTGGATCACCACCCCGCCCACGGCCGgccacaggcccaccgcGTCGTGCAACGCCGTCGTGGGAACGCCTTCGTGCAGCGCGCCGGCCCCGTCACAAACACCGCccaccaccggcaccggcaggcagcgagagccaggcacgcacacgcccgaGTCATGCCGACACACTGCGCACCACACGGACGGCGCCAAcgcccccaccgccgcaggcctctccgccgcagcgccgcccagaGCCTGACcaccgacagcagcagtgacacaCCGCACGGACCTCCCCTGCACTGTAGGCACCTGAtgccctgtcaccgccagaagcggcCCGCCACTTGGCGAGGGCGGgtggggctgcttggcttcctcACAGAGTGCGGAGGTATACTGGGCCCTGAGATACGAAGCACTGAGGCGTGCGTCCCCCCCCCATGTAATCatgggaaaaagagagacggagtgCTACCGAGCACGGGCAGTGTGGTATGGCATCGCACCACTGCCCAAGCATAAATTGACGCCACGGTATCCCTACACCACAGAAGGCATGGTatctctcccctttcccttgttTTCCCTAAACACGTATGTACACGCTGACTCTTcgttccccctcctccgcatcaCACCGCTGTAGTCCCGCTTGACTGGCATTTTCTCTTGATCGAATACACTTTGAGTCTTTTAAACAGTGTTTGCGCCtgtaagtgtgtgtgtatgtgtacgcGGGAGAGCAGCCCAAAATCTCACGAAGAGCGAAGGGCACGTCCATACATATGCAGACGCACACCACCGagtttccccccccccccgggcTCCTCCCTGATGAGAGCGCGCGCAGATGAGCTCAAACAGGAGGGGGGCGACAGAGACATaagacagcagcacaggttcgagtggaaaagagaagagatgcACAGAGATACAAAacatgtgtgggtgcgtaGAAAAATGGtgaaagacagagaagagcCGCAGGCCTTTTTGTCACTCCtgcaaggaagagagggaagtcCACGACACCGGTTCTGCTCGTCTCTGCGGGGGCCCTCACTCCATCTGAATTCCTAGAGAGGCGATCAGCTGGTCAGCTACGGTAAAGAGAACGTCGAGCGTGGTGCTACTCGTCatctcgctcttctcgaCGTACTCGGAGAAGGAGATGCCTTCTTCACATGCCTTCATGAGCAGAGGGTCCAGCGGCACTGCCCCCCAGAGGGGAACCCCAAACTCGCGGCTGAGTCGAGCACCGgcgccctctttctttcccatcttgccctcctcctttggGAAAATCTCCGACTCCTTGTGGCACCCCGGGCACACAAAGCCGCTCATGTTCTCCACAAGGCCGAGGATGGGCAACTTCGCCTTCTGGCAGAAGTTGAACTCGCGACGCACGTCCGCCTCCGCGACGCGCTGCGGAGTCGTGATGAGCACGGTACCGTCTATGCCGTTCGTCGtctgctgcaacagcgagcTGATGGTAATGTGCTCATCGGACGTACCAGGTGGGGTGTCAATCAGTAAGACATCCAGATCTCCCCACATCACGTCTTTAAGGAACATCTTGATGACGCCGTTCTTGCGAGGTCCACGGAACAGTACCGCCTCGTTCTTGTCCGACAACAGGTAGTGCATCGACATCATGACCACGTTCTCATCCACCAGGACGGGCTCGATACCGCCAGCGCTCTGATGCGCATCCTCGCCGCGCACACCAGTCAGACGAGGGAGCGACGGCCCGCAGATGTCCATGTCAACCAGCCCAACCGACAATCCGCGTGCTCCGAGTGCGAACGCCAACTCCTTCGTCATGGTGCTCTTCCCCACGCCACCCTTCCCGCTGACAATCATGACCTTGTGCTTCACCCCGGCAAGACGCTCGCGAATCAGGGGTATATCAGGATCGGGCCCCTTGGGTGCAGAGGCGCAGATAGCTGCATTAGGGCATCCCTGGCATGAGGGCGCAATCCCGGCCTGCGGACTCTCCGGGCCGACGCACTCGGGGTTTGCATTCTGTAGCGTTGCCATTGGCCACTACCAACTACAAGatgaaaaaagggggaggaaagaacacgtaagagagagtgtgtgtgtacgctaCGCGTATGTGCACAAATCAAAGAATGAGGAGAAAAGTGGCAAATGCACCCCTTCAAGGTCACCGCGCGCACGTCGTTGTtggcttccccctcccctcccctcccccgcaaGCACGTCGTTGGGCCGCTTGTGAATATATGCATTATGGCGGTGTTGGAAAGAAAAGCGgtgagaaaggagagaagagcgaaggaCGAGCCGAAACGACAGAGGAGCtcccgcacacgcatgcagagacacagagagaaaagggaaaagacagCGGCCCCGTCACATACAACACGCCTTGTACTCTGAATGCAAATCCGCGGAACAGCGCGTCAGAGCTTCGCACCCATCCACCTAATGCAATCTTGAGCTTGGTAGCAGGAAGCACATTACTGTccttgctctcttcttctctgttgcAGCTCCGCAGCAACGAACGCGCAGGCAACGAGGAGGGAACCGTAGCAGCGTTACTACAGAAACACTCAACGATGTTGATCAGCTCAGCTGTGCGTcaccctcttttctctcacaATGTGGAACTTCAGCACTACTGCCGCCACTTAGCCTGCCTCCTTTAGTCGCATGATTCGTGCGTGCCTTCTTGCTGGCTCCGTTCTACGACTGAGTCGGTCGACGAGGAAGTCCAGCACAACAGCGAAAATAATttaaaaaaggaaaaaggggaagaacCCGAGCAAAGTACATCTCTCAGCACAGGCGTGAGCGTttcacggcagcgctgctatCACCGGTGcggctccctcctctcccatagacacacacatacacacacacacacacacacacacacacacacacacacacacacacacgacacaTNNNNNNNNNNNNNNNNNNNNNNNNNNNNNNNNNNNNNNNNNNNNNNNNNNNNNNNNNNNNNNNNNNNNNNNNNNNNNNNNNNNNNNNNNNNNNNNNNNNNNNNNNNNNNNNNNNNNNNNNNNNNNNNNNNNNNNNNNNNNNNNNNNNNNNNNNNNNNNNNNNNNNNNNNNNNNNNNNNNNNNNNNNNNNNNNNNNNNNNNNNNNNNNNNNNNNNNNNNNNNNNNNNNNNNNNNNNNNNNNNNNNNNNNNNNNNNNNNNNNNNNNNNNNNNNNNNNNNNNNNNNNNNNNNNNNNNNNNNNNNNNNNNNNNNNNNNNNNNNNNNNNNNNNNNNNNNNNNNNNNNNNNNNNNNNNNNNNNNNNNNNNNNNNNNNNNNNNNNNNNNNNNNNNggggggaggagggggaggggggctgagAGTGCCCATCGACgcagggcagagagagaaaaacgagaaagcagcaagagggagagaagcaaaccACCAACTGGATGAGCAAAGGCCTGCTAACGCTCCCCATCTGCTCAGGGTGTCATGCGCACCGGTGGCTTGTAAATgcgagagagatggagagaaggagagaaagggagactCTGCTGCTCATCATCTACGCGCGTGCGGTTGCAGAGACGTGAGATTATGACGCTCAGGAAGAAACCCCTGCAGTTGCTACGCGGAGCTCTGTCAAGATGCGCTCCATCACCTTCACACTGTCATCTGCCCCTTCTCCGAAGGCTGTGTAGTCCGTGACATCCTTCAAGAAGTAGACGAGATCCTCAGGCACGTATCGCACCATCACCCTTCCTTCGCTCAGCAGCTTCTTCAGGTGATGGAAGACGTTTATGCCAGCGGCAGTCCTCAGCGCATCAGGAGTGGTAGTGTAGATGGTATCGACCAATTCTCGAATACTGAGGCCCTTGTCGTGATCCGGAGCAGAGGACTCGTGGGTGCGCTCGCACAACACCTGAAGAATCTGCTCCTCACGCATGTTTCGGTGCTGGATAATCTCCTCGATCCGCGCGGTGCCGTCCTCGACGACAGGGCCATGCGCCGGGTAGAGTCGCTTTGGCTTTATCCTCTTGAGCACGTGCAAGGAGTTCATGTAGTCCTTGAAGCTGGAAAACACAGACGTCCCGGTGCCCAGGACAGTGTCACTCGTAAAAAGcgcgccctcctcctgcaaAAATGCGCACAGATGGTCATCGGTGTGTCCGGGCGTGTGAACCAGCTGTAGGGTGGCGCCTTCCACCTTGACAACCTCGGGTGGGACTTGGCACAAGGCATCCACCCTGGTGGGGACGTACTGCGATGGCTGCTTCAGTAGCTGCACTTGTGGGAAGATGCGACGCACCGTTTCCACTCCACCGATGTGGTCCCCGTGCCAGTgagtgagcagcagctttgAAATGAGAACTGGTCTGCCGAGTCGAGTCGATTCCTGGACGACCGCCTTTTGCAAAAGGTCCCCGTAGCCCTCCACACCTTCACCGGAGTCGatcagcagccgctcctgtCCAGTGCCGACGAGGTACGTGTTGCTTCCTTGCAGCGTCATGTAGCCCGGGTTGAGCCCCATGATGCGCACGACACGGCTCGACAGCGTCGCGATGACCGGCATGGCGACCTCGGCGCCAGTCCCAGCGTGCATTGTTGCTTGCGGGAAGGTAGCCGACTacaaagagggggggtgaagagagaagcaacgaAGAGGCAAAAAGGGAGACGATCGCTCAGCTGGCAGCCacgacacacagagagagggaaggaggaagagaaacagacgTGGATACCAACATGTGCAAAACAAAGAACGAAGAAGGTGAGCAAAGTGGAAAGAATGCCAAGACAAGCaggcagaagaggggggaaacacAAGATTCCTGCGTaggtggagagagacgtgTGGTAACTGAACGAGTGACAGGGACAGAGAAACAGACAGAGCGATATATGAAAGCGGAGGGAAAGAGAtagacgagaaaaaaaatggagagCCGCTCACGCACAGCCATGCAACggagaagacagagagggggggaagagacaCGTCCTCACGCACGAAGTAGTCTGAGGGTCACCTGGAAGCTAGCTTACCACCAGAAGTGAAAACGAAGGTAGGAGGGGGATAAATggcagagaggcggcgcaAGGGCTGACTCGGTAGACTTGAAAGGAGAACAAAAACAaacgagggaagagagaaaggcggtGACGGTGTTGAGCACCCCTGGGCTGAGTtgctcgttttcttcttcgtaACTAATAAAAACGCaacagggaggggaggggggagcaggcTGAGGCaatcctctctccctctctctccctcttgatACTCCTTAGCAGACAAGAGGTgtaggaggagagggtgaaagGAATCGGCAGATgcaaaagcaaaagagaaacagaaaagatAGGAAAGAGGTGTGGGAGTAGGGTgacagaaggaggaggaggaggaggaaagggcgAAAGTAGtagggaggaagagcagtGTGGATAACGGGAGaacaacaaagagagaagagcgtcAGCTCTGAtgttgttgctctcttcttgtaCATGGTCTGCTTCGAGCAAgacgtgagagagagagagatatgtaagtgtgcatgcgtgcgtatgCAGCTCTGCTTCTTTGTTTATTATTTCGCACTGAATTACCCGGATGACGGAGGATTGCTCTCTTTGGTTAGCCTGCCACTCACTGACGGGCGCCTGAGCACTTGCCTCGCAGTTCTTTGTGATGGCGTAGTCCCGAGACGGAGAAACgagaggtgaggaagaaGGTCGCAGTGATGGGAGTGGGTGCAGACTGGACGAGTACGAAGGCCGCAAGGGGGGAGGTAAGTGCGTATCTAGGTAGGTGCCCAGCCGGTTACGCTAGTTACAAGTATCAACtttgaaaaggggggaaggggagggaaaagataAAAGGTGGGCATCTCCATCGAAGGAGGAAGGCTTGCTGCGCTTGGGAGTTTGACAGAACCAGCGCGCCActgacaacaacaacaacaaaaagaacGCATGTCGAGTGCAGATAAGCGCATGCAAACAAGCAAGCGACCGAAGGGCAGATTAACCACCACCTAAACACACCTCAGCCCTCTACAGAGGAcatcccccccctcccgtctGGCACTCCGCACCCCCTGGCAGGTTTGGCAACGACTGTGGTACTTGCGGCTTTCTATGTAATCCTGTCAGCCACCAGTCACTTCCTTTTGGCTTTCCAACTTTCTTCGCGTCCCGGTGCCTTGAGACAGCAAGATATCTATGATCCGAGCGCCACATCATTCATTCCCGAAGTCGTCTATGTGccctggcggtggtgagtgTAAACAGCTCTCGAGTGTAGGCGCTCTGTGCCGCCCATCCTCCCTGGCTCCTTTTCAGATTTACTATCTCCTGACGCCTGTGATGGCTGCCgtgccgtcctcctcctgcttctcctctcctcctgcgactgctgtggcggcggcagctttCTGCAGTCGTGGATGAGGTTCAATATGCGGCACGTGGCGGTCGATTTGCTCCATCATCATCTGGTACGCACGCTGACAGTGAAGCCCTGGTAAGACATGATTGCTGCGGTCCTGCGCGACAATCAGCAAGGGCGAGTCCTGAAAGAGCCACCCGCTCAGTGGCATCTCGGCAACTGGAAGTACCGTgttcagcggcagcgggtggCCAGTCAAGATACTGGTCTCATACGCCCACAGCTTTGCGACGTTGCGAATCGTGTAGCC
Encoded here:
- a CDS encoding hypothetical protein (TriTrypDB/GeneDB-style sysID: LpmP.21.0680) — encoded protein: MPAISSFALECARAGRWVRGLMALQEQHLSMEPSIRVACVALAQAAAPHSWAAALSLLHPTDALPHPQVVCKTVDIIARHTELSADLFESSMESFLLALKRLSQSGSYPAPVSSRQLGLIVPREVSEMTMSITSIQQQVFLSATRWCGWETAARLLVYLPTPPPHACVERVQELRALRHCILHDVGPFCSWGSRTALPSLIEGSAESLLSSPQGASLAEKLERMESSSVRRYSALDRREVSSLRDQKRQRLLQNAREEEGTLVRQATEDVSPSALSVCAALRVMSRLPSASSATTPDGLWLHVLTLVQSRRLTPDIALLYGRAAGLCTPHLWETTVDKLNRAEVRDTQLHRQLTMWVISRGSWRAALEQLSQLHRDTSAAVPERSGHSTSGLCPGDEAAVSFDCVLRTAAPESYLFRTVPQTSRPWYRLVSSRHATVSLARQVAGALAGGVRLDEIQLSVAGKEWAAQGWWEAALALYYRFPLPEFQKYATRSLVTARPALLPVPSVLHFPTCSVQKGSDLLPGSPSKGRAVFYASAVLELLVPREGLRYDHASPPRPAPPLGTFPACLVIDAAANWSEAVTVFRECVQRGTRCNPQLLSTLMRRHDLPSQELRQILKSYPAAVNEGVRRRAKGDFGAE
- a CDS encoding nucleotide-binding protein, putative (TriTrypDB/GeneDB-style sysID: LpmP.21.0690), giving the protein MIVSGKGGVGKSTMTKELAFALGARGLSVGLVDMDICGPSLPRLTGVRGEDAHQSAGGIEPVLVDENVVMMSMHYLLSDKNEAVLFRGPRKNGVIKMFLKDVMWGDLDVLLIDTPPGTSDEHITISSLLQQTTNGIDGTVLITTPQRVAEADVRREFNFCQKAKLPILGLVENMSGFVCPGCHKESEIFPKEEGKMGKKEGAGARLSREFGVPLWGAVPLDPLLMKACEEGISFSEYVEKSEMTSSTTLDVLFTVADQLIASLGIQME
- a CDS encoding metallo-beta-lactamase family-like protein (TriTrypDB/GeneDB-style sysID: LpmP.21.0700); amino-acid sequence: MHAGTGAEVAMPVIATLSSRVVRIMGLNPGYMTLQGSNTYLVGTGQERLLIDSGEGVEGYGDLLQKAVVQESTRLGRPVLISKLLLTHWHGDHIGGVETVRRIFPQVQLLKQPSQYVPTRVDALCQVPPEVVKVEGATLQLVHTPGHTDDHLCAFLQEEGALFTSDTVLGTGTSVFSSFKDYMNSLHVLKRIKPKRLYPAHGPVVEDGTARIEEIIQHRNMREEQILQVLCERTHESSAPDHDKGLSIRELVDTIYTTTPDALRTAAGINVFHHLKKLLSEGRVMVRYVPEDLVYFLKDVTDYTAFGEGADDSVKVMERILTELRVATAGVSS